The window CGATTTCTACCTCTTATATTTCGCAATAAAGGTCTCTCACTTACTTCATTAGGTCTACATAAACTCCTTCATATTCCTTGGCTACTTAAAAGCTTTTATGCTCCGGTAATTGACAGACATGTGAACAAAAGAGTGTGGTTATTTATCACTTTCAGTGGTTTGTTCTTTTGTACAGTCTTATTATTTCACGAATGTGAACAATTGGTCAGTGGAAACAATTATTTCATGTTCACTATTTCTTCTTGTCTTTTTATGTATAATTTTTGGGCAGCTTCACAAGACATTACTGTTGATTCACTGACCTTGTCCACCTTAACATCAAGTCAAATCTCTTTAGGGAATACTATACAAGTTGTTGGCTACAAATGTGGAGCTATCATTGGCGGTGGGTTTCTTGCTTGGTTATCAGCTTTTGTAGAAATCAGTTATCTTTTCATATCACTTAGTTGCTTATATGCTAGTGggatgtgcttttgtttgatcGGAAAGTA of the Schistosoma haematobium chromosome 4, whole genome shotgun sequence genome contains:
- the ACBD7_1 gene encoding Acyl-CoA-binding domain-containing protein 7 (EggNog:ENOG410VM9J~COG:I~SECRETED:SignalP(1-22)); translated protein: MYTLIVLFYLYLLEGIPYGVQSRFLPLIFRNKGLSLTSLGLHKLLHIPWLLKSFYAPVIDRHVNKRVWLFITFSGLFFCTVLLFHECEQLVSGNNYFMFTISSCLFMYNFWAASQDITVDSLTLSTLTSSQISLGNTIQVVGYKCGAIIGGGFLAWLSAFVEISYLFISLSCLYASGMCFCLIGKYWKFCNVKQFHEKTYIQVNGKVKLINCAVICSFTTFSHTIILFFISIFV